A genome region from Sulfuricurvum sp. includes the following:
- a CDS encoding EAL domain-containing protein, which yields ITGAEALIRWNHPDRGIVSPAEFIHIAEKTGLIVPIGEWVLRTACQQLKRWNDDGISPFTMAINLSSRQFKQETFFNKTIEIFHEAEVDTNSMELELTESILIEDTSKIFNFLNAFKAFGIHFSLDDFGTGYSSLSYLKHFPISKLKIDQSFVKNITINGSDSTLVKAIIAMGSALNLTTIAEGVESQEQFDFLRQEGCDEIQGYLLGKPMSASQFEAFVYKENLQRI from the coding sequence CTATTACCGGGGCAGAAGCTTTGATACGATGGAATCATCCGGATCGTGGGATCGTCTCTCCGGCAGAATTTATACACATTGCTGAAAAAACCGGCTTGATTGTCCCTATCGGAGAATGGGTACTTCGTACGGCCTGCCAGCAGCTAAAACGTTGGAATGATGATGGAATTTCTCCTTTTACGATGGCTATTAATCTCTCTTCACGTCAATTCAAACAAGAAACTTTTTTCAACAAAACAATCGAAATATTTCACGAAGCAGAGGTAGATACGAATAGCATGGAGTTAGAGCTGACAGAAAGTATCCTGATAGAGGACACGAGTAAAATTTTTAATTTTTTGAACGCATTTAAAGCGTTTGGAATCCATTTTTCTCTCGATGATTTTGGAACCGGCTACTCTTCATTGAGCTATTTAAAACATTTCCCTATCTCCAAACTGAAGATTGATCAATCGTTTGTTAAAAATATTACTATCAATGGAAGTGACAGTACTTTGGTTAAAGCGATTATTGCAATGGGAAGTGCACTTAACCTTACAACGATTGCCGAGGGAGTTGAATCGCAGGAACAATTTGATTTTTTACGTCAGGAAGGATGTGATGAAATACAGGGATATTTGTTGGGTAAACCAATGTCTGCAAGCCAATTTGAAGCTTTTGTCTATAAAGAGAATCTCCAGAGAATTTGA